A single window of Senegalia massiliensis DNA harbors:
- a CDS encoding PTS transporter subunit EIIC, with amino-acid sequence MNNKELVLKIIELVGGESNIQHATNCMTRLRLKIKDYNKVKMDELKSLDGVMGVVEDETLQIVVGPGKAQKLALILKENVTLTKEMGASEDWESNKQKIKQNQKQSKLKKGLRTIGEIFIPLIPAIIAAGILNGFAGVITNLQSTGSLPANEFWNITRLILSLIGGAFLGYFTIFTGINAAKQFGATEGLGGMVGAMTVMTQIDEISQLLGLFNVDSPLNSTLRAGKGGIIGVIIGVFILAQIEKRVRKVVPDVLDLIVTPVVTLLLVTLLMLFIIMPISGFVSDGLIYVLELLVSSEIPAVSIISGYILSAIFLPMVLLGLHHGLIPIYAVQLETFGGVSLFPVLAMAGAGQVGAAIAIYFKAKRAGNNKLQQIISGALPAGVLGIGEPLIYGVTLPLGKPFITAGLGAGFGGAYVMLSKVLAGAWGPSGLAAIPLMQSGSMLNYILGLLISYIGGFIITYLFIKEQDVVSLR; translated from the coding sequence GTGAATAATAAAGAACTAGTATTAAAAATTATTGAATTAGTTGGTGGAGAAAGTAATATTCAACATGCTACTAATTGTATGACTCGCCTTAGACTTAAAATTAAAGATTATAATAAGGTGAAAATGGATGAGTTGAAGTCTTTAGATGGAGTAATGGGTGTAGTAGAAGATGAAACATTACAAATTGTTGTTGGACCTGGTAAAGCGCAAAAATTAGCACTTATTCTTAAAGAAAACGTTACATTGACTAAAGAAATGGGTGCTTCAGAAGACTGGGAATCAAATAAGCAAAAGATTAAACAAAATCAAAAACAAAGCAAATTAAAGAAAGGCTTAAGAACTATAGGAGAAATATTTATTCCATTAATCCCAGCAATAATAGCAGCTGGTATATTAAATGGGTTTGCAGGTGTAATTACTAACTTACAAAGTACTGGAAGTTTACCTGCTAATGAATTTTGGAATATTACAAGATTAATATTATCATTAATTGGTGGAGCATTTTTAGGTTATTTTACAATATTTACGGGTATAAATGCTGCAAAGCAATTTGGAGCTACAGAAGGACTTGGTGGTATGGTAGGTGCTATGACTGTAATGACGCAAATTGATGAAATATCACAATTGTTAGGGTTATTCAATGTAGATTCTCCCCTTAACTCTACTCTAAGAGCAGGTAAAGGTGGTATAATTGGTGTTATAATAGGTGTATTTATATTAGCGCAAATTGAAAAGAGAGTTAGAAAAGTAGTACCAGATGTACTAGATTTAATTGTTACTCCAGTAGTAACTTTATTACTTGTAACATTATTAATGTTATTCATAATAATGCCTATTTCAGGATTTGTGTCTGATGGTTTGATTTATGTATTAGAATTATTAGTATCTTCGGAAATACCAGCTGTAAGTATTATATCAGGATATATATTATCTGCAATATTCTTGCCTATGGTATTATTAGGACTTCATCATGGATTAATACCAATCTATGCAGTTCAATTAGAAACATTTGGAGGAGTATCTTTATTCCCGGTATTAGCAATGGCAGGAGCTGGTCAAGTAGGTGCTGCAATTGCAATTTACTTTAAGGCAAAAAGAGCAGGTAATAATAAATTGCAACAAATCATTTCAGGTGCTTTACCTGCAGGTGTACTTGGAATAGGTGAGCCTTTAATCTACGGTGTAACTCTTCCATTAGGTAAGCCTTTTATAACAGCAGGATTAGGTGCTGGTTTTGGTGGGGCATATGTAATGCTAAGTAAAGTTTTAGCTGGAGCATGGGGACCATCAGGGTTAGCAGCAATACCTTTAATGCAATCTGGCTCAATGCTTAATTATATTTTAGGACTTTTAATTTCATACATTGGTGGGTTTATAATAACTTATTTATTTATAAAAGAGCAAGATGTAGTTAGTTTAAGATAA
- a CDS encoding PTS sugar transporter subunit IIA codes for MKNKLFSRIKRKLNDKNENEKNEKGVIKSPMTGNVVKIEDVPDETFAQKFLGDGVAIKPTSNIVTSPVNGVIQQIFPTKHAIGIVTDDGIEILIHIGLDTVKLNGEGFKSFIKQNDRVRIGDKLLEIDLDIIDSKAKSLISPIVITNIGDFKGVNKLSLDKVSNEDDLLKIEF; via the coding sequence TTGAAAAACAAATTATTCTCAAGAATTAAAAGAAAGTTAAATGATAAAAATGAAAATGAAAAGAATGAAAAAGGAGTAATAAAATCTCCAATGACAGGTAATGTAGTAAAAATAGAAGATGTTCCTGATGAAACTTTTGCACAAAAATTTTTAGGAGATGGAGTAGCTATAAAACCTACGTCAAATATAGTTACATCTCCTGTAAATGGAGTAATACAACAAATTTTTCCTACGAAACATGCTATAGGAATAGTTACAGATGATGGTATTGAAATACTAATCCATATAGGTTTAGATACTGTTAAATTAAATGGTGAAGGATTTAAATCTTTTATAAAGCAAAATGATAGGGTTAGGATAGGAGATAAATTATTAGAAATTGATTTAGATATTATTGATTCTAAAGCCAAGTCCCTTATAAGTCCAATTGTAATTACAAATATAGGAGATTTTAAAGGGGTAAACAAACTATCATTAGATAAAGTAAGTAATGAAGATGACTTATTAAAGATTGAGTTTTAA
- a CDS encoding MupG family TIM beta-alpha barrel fold protein: MIIILGISIFSGMENSLEENLRYLREASKLGIRKVFTSLHIPEASKECEIETLKILEEINNLDMQIIADISKKYYDEIDLNKYNIYSLRLDFGFSNKEIAELTINKSYNITLNASTLTKKDIDEIITYGGDISRITACHNYYPKEHTAISEELFKERTELFKEYNIKIMAFIPSQYKKRGPIYEGLPTLEKHRYIDPLISAQHLFLLGADTVIVGDTEASVDELYKLNMIEYNIVTIPIQLMNNISREEIYLLKQNHTNRTDPGECNIRSQESRIYKQETIKRKNTIHRQKYYVTIDNEDYLRYEGDLIISKQDLPQDKRVNVVADARESKLLIDNIKPGQRFKFLIMEN, from the coding sequence GTGATTATAATTTTAGGAATATCAATTTTTTCAGGAATGGAAAATAGTTTAGAAGAAAACTTAAGATATTTGAGAGAAGCATCTAAACTAGGAATAAGAAAAGTATTTACATCACTTCATATTCCTGAAGCTAGTAAAGAATGTGAAATAGAAACTTTGAAAATATTAGAAGAAATAAATAATTTAGATATGCAAATAATAGCAGATATATCAAAAAAATATTATGATGAAATAGATCTTAATAAATATAATATTTATTCATTAAGATTAGATTTTGGATTTAGCAATAAAGAAATAGCTGAATTAACAATAAATAAATCATATAATATTACACTAAATGCCAGTACATTGACTAAAAAAGATATTGATGAAATAATCACATATGGAGGAGATATATCAAGAATTACAGCATGTCATAATTATTATCCAAAGGAACATACTGCTATATCAGAAGAGTTGTTTAAAGAAAGGACTGAACTTTTTAAGGAATATAATATTAAAATAATGGCATTTATTCCTTCACAATATAAAAAAAGAGGACCAATTTATGAGGGATTACCAACTCTTGAAAAACATAGATATATTGATCCTTTAATATCTGCACAACATTTATTTTTGCTTGGAGCAGATACTGTTATAGTTGGAGATACAGAAGCCTCTGTAGATGAACTTTATAAGTTGAATATGATAGAATATAATATAGTTACAATACCAATACAATTAATGAACAATATTTCTAGAGAAGAGATTTATTTACTCAAACAAAATCATACTAATCGTACTGATCCAGGAGAGTGTAATATTAGATCTCAAGAGTCTAGAATTTATAAACAGGAAACTATAAAAAGGAAAAATACTATACACAGACAAAAATATTATGTTACAATTGATAATGAAGATTATTTAAGGTATGAAGGTGATTTAATTATCTCTAAGCAAGATTTACCACAAGATAAAAGGGTTAATGTTGTTGCAGATGCAAGGGAATCTAAACTGTTAATAGATAATATTAAACCAGGACAAAGATTCAAATTTTTAATTATGGAGAATTAA
- a CDS encoding MurR/RpiR family transcriptional regulator has protein sequence MSILLKIRGSRDSLTQSEIKISDYILSNKEEVINLSAQNLAKNSNTSPASVIRFSKKLGYSGFNEMKVDLIKDITTRKTLDVDNIYEDITINDSIDQVIEKLEYENIDVIKNTVKLLDKDEIQKAVNCIINSKKIYIFGVGASGLVAKDLQYKLMRIKKMAMFEFDSHTQLSLSANMEKDDVAIGISYSGRTLETFKALEQAKSKGACTISITNFGKNPLSDISDINIFIAGREQKVRVGAITSRIAQLIAIDVIFVAISKNNFELTSNYIKNTRNIVEELKINKK, from the coding sequence ATGAGTATATTATTAAAAATAAGAGGAAGCAGAGATTCGTTAACACAATCTGAAATAAAAATCAGTGATTACATCTTAAGTAACAAAGAGGAAGTTATAAATTTATCAGCTCAGAATTTAGCTAAGAATTCTAATACTAGTCCAGCTAGTGTTATAAGATTTTCTAAAAAATTAGGGTATAGTGGCTTTAATGAAATGAAAGTAGATTTGATAAAAGATATAACAACTAGAAAAACTTTAGATGTTGATAATATATATGAAGATATAACAATTAATGATAGTATAGATCAAGTTATAGAAAAATTAGAATATGAAAATATTGATGTAATAAAAAATACTGTAAAATTATTAGATAAAGATGAAATTCAAAAAGCAGTGAATTGTATCATAAATTCTAAAAAAATATATATTTTTGGTGTAGGAGCTTCAGGGCTAGTTGCTAAAGATTTACAATATAAGTTGATGAGAATAAAGAAAATGGCAATGTTTGAGTTTGATAGTCATACTCAACTATCTCTATCAGCTAATATGGAGAAAGATGATGTAGCTATTGGTATTTCATATAGTGGTAGAACTCTTGAAACATTTAAAGCATTAGAACAAGCTAAATCCAAAGGCGCCTGCACTATATCTATTACTAATTTTGGGAAAAATCCTTTAAGTGATATATCAGATATAAATATCTTTATAGCAGGTAGAGAACAAAAAGTTAGAGTTGGTGCAATCACTTCAAGAATAGCCCAACTAATTGCTATTGATGTTATATTTGTAGCAATTTCAAAAAATAATTTTGAATTAACATCAAATTATATTAAAAATACAAGAAATATTGTTGAAGAATTAAAAATAAATAAGAAATAA
- the nagA gene encoding N-acetylglucosamine-6-phosphate deacetylase: MNAIINGKIILEDKILEDYVLIYEEKILDILPNEEFDQKDKKVIDAKGNFVSPGFIDIHIHGSSGCDTMDGDINSINTISETILKNGVTSFLPTTMTMDLDSIYNALDTVRESMTKELNGAKVLGAHMEGPFINPKYKGAQKEKYIIKPEYDSIEKYMDVIKLITYAPERDENFNFLENVIENENTTLSIGHTEASYEQAMEAIKKGASHSTHMFNAMTGLHHRNPGVVGAIMDSDISTEIIADNIHLHNAIYNIAYRLKGPDKLVLITDAMRAACLKSGSYDLGGQEVIVKDNAARLKDGTLAGSVLKLNQAVKNIYDSTELPLYECVKLASLNPSKVININNERGSLEKNKYADIIIFDDKINIINAIVEGESKYENY, encoded by the coding sequence ATGAATGCAATAATTAATGGAAAGATAATATTAGAAGATAAAATACTAGAAGATTATGTTTTAATTTATGAAGAAAAGATATTAGATATATTACCTAATGAAGAATTTGATCAAAAGGATAAAAAGGTCATTGATGCAAAAGGTAATTTTGTATCTCCAGGCTTTATAGACATACACATACATGGTTCCAGTGGATGTGATACTATGGATGGCGATATTAATTCTATAAACACTATTAGCGAAACAATATTAAAAAATGGTGTAACTTCATTTTTACCAACTACAATGACTATGGATTTAGACTCCATATACAATGCATTAGATACTGTAAGAGAATCTATGACTAAAGAATTAAATGGAGCAAAAGTATTAGGAGCTCATATGGAAGGTCCATTTATAAATCCTAAGTATAAAGGGGCTCAAAAAGAAAAATATATTATAAAGCCTGAATATGATTCAATAGAAAAATATATGGATGTTATAAAGCTGATAACATATGCCCCAGAGAGAGATGAAAATTTTAATTTTTTAGAAAATGTAATTGAAAATGAAAATACTACACTTTCAATTGGTCATACTGAAGCTAGTTATGAACAGGCAATGGAAGCTATAAAAAAGGGTGCTTCACATAGTACTCATATGTTCAATGCAATGACAGGACTTCATCATAGAAATCCTGGTGTAGTAGGGGCCATTATGGATAGTGATATTAGCACTGAAATTATAGCAGACAATATCCATCTTCATAATGCAATTTATAATATAGCTTATAGACTAAAAGGGCCTGATAAGCTAGTTCTTATAACAGATGCAATGAGAGCAGCTTGTTTAAAGTCTGGAAGCTATGATTTAGGTGGTCAAGAGGTTATTGTAAAGGATAATGCAGCAAGACTTAAAGATGGAACACTTGCAGGAAGTGTTTTAAAATTAAATCAAGCTGTAAAAAATATATATGATAGTACTGAATTACCACTTTATGAATGTGTTAAGCTTGCAAGTTTAAACCCTTCAAAGGTAATAAATATAAATAATGAAAGAGGAAGCCTTGAAAAAAATAAATATGCAGATATAATTATATTTGATGACAAAATAAATATAATTAATGCTATAGTTGAAGGGGAAAGTAAATATGAAAATTATTAA
- the nagB gene encoding glucosamine-6-phosphate deaminase: MKIIKVKDYESMSKKAAFILASQVNIKDDSVLGLATGSTPLGMYKEVIKIYKERLIDFSNITTFNLDEYYGLSGEDNQSYRYYMNQNLFDHINIDKQNTFIPNGKTDSPELESNNYDKLVEQKGNIDLQVLGIGSNAHIGFNEPDKKFASGTHLVDLNEETIKANSRFFNSLDEVPKKAISMGMKNIMRAKKIILLASGIDKAEAIKNTIKGDIIPEVPASILQLHPDVTFIIDEEAASKL, encoded by the coding sequence ATGAAAATTATTAAAGTAAAAGATTATGAATCAATGAGTAAAAAAGCAGCATTTATTTTAGCAAGTCAAGTAAATATTAAAGATGACTCAGTATTAGGACTTGCAACTGGATCTACGCCATTAGGGATGTATAAAGAAGTAATTAAAATATATAAGGAAAGATTAATTGATTTTAGTAATATAACTACATTTAATCTTGATGAATATTATGGTCTTTCAGGTGAAGATAATCAAAGTTATAGATATTATATGAACCAAAATTTATTTGATCATATAAATATAGACAAACAAAATACTTTTATTCCAAATGGTAAAACTGATAGTCCTGAATTAGAGTCTAATAATTATGATAAATTAGTAGAACAAAAAGGTAATATTGACTTACAAGTACTTGGAATAGGAAGTAACGCACATATAGGTTTTAATGAACCTGATAAAAAATTTGCTTCTGGGACACATTTAGTTGATTTAAATGAAGAAACAATAAAAGCTAATTCAAGATTCTTTAATAGCTTAGATGAAGTACCTAAAAAAGCAATAAGTATGGGTATGAAAAATATAATGAGAGCAAAGAAGATAATACTACTTGCAAGTGGTATTGATAAAGCTGAAGCTATAAAGAACACAATAAAGGGAGATATTATACCTGAAGTTCCAGCTTCTATATTACAACTTCATCCAGATGTTACATTTATAATTGATGAAGAGGCTGCTTCTAAACTATAA
- a CDS encoding NfeD family protein encodes MNKKILLIFFIVLVIISSTTLVFADTGKDVYVIPIKGDIDNSTYQFVQRELNNALKSDPQAIIFEIDTYGGYIDQAEKIKNLIVKLDVPTISYVNTKAESAGVLLTISSDTIVMSSGSTIGSAEPIPNTEKTLSYWVEELRATAVAKDRDPELVASMADKSIKIDGVIDEGRLLNLNFRRAKELALADLLANSYGEILEELDIEYDEIIVSEIDFVTKIAKFIVNPYVLSLLLIIGFIAIVVEIFTMGFGGGATVAIISFALYFGSNFIVGNTGWTAMLLFIVGIVLLVIEAIVPGFGIPGIGGILSIVVSIVLASPDVQIAIYSIVIAFILSILVAYLFLKYGQKSPYFDKIVLNTKHEGDSGYSSTVNNIRYLDKEGVAITTLRPSGTVMVEDKRLDAVTEGQYIKKGEKIKIVKIEGSKIVVRKI; translated from the coding sequence ATGAACAAAAAAATATTACTCATATTTTTTATAGTGTTAGTTATAATTTCTAGTACAACTTTAGTGTTTGCTGATACTGGAAAAGATGTATATGTAATACCCATTAAAGGAGACATAGATAATTCTACATATCAATTTGTTCAAAGGGAATTAAATAATGCTTTAAAATCAGATCCACAAGCTATTATATTTGAAATAGATACATATGGAGGATACATAGATCAAGCAGAGAAAATTAAAAATCTTATAGTGAAGTTAGATGTACCTACTATTTCTTATGTAAATACAAAAGCAGAATCGGCAGGAGTGTTATTGACAATATCCAGCGATACAATAGTTATGTCAAGTGGATCAACAATAGGATCTGCAGAACCTATACCTAATACTGAAAAAACACTTTCATATTGGGTTGAAGAACTTAGAGCTACTGCTGTAGCAAAAGATAGAGATCCAGAACTTGTAGCTTCTATGGCAGATAAAAGTATCAAAATTGATGGTGTAATTGATGAAGGAAGACTACTTAATTTAAATTTTAGAAGGGCTAAAGAACTGGCACTTGCAGATTTACTTGCAAATAGTTATGGTGAAATATTAGAAGAATTGGATATAGAGTATGATGAAATAATAGTATCTGAAATAGACTTTGTAACAAAGATTGCAAAATTCATTGTAAACCCTTATGTTCTTAGTTTACTACTTATAATTGGATTTATAGCAATAGTTGTTGAAATATTTACTATGGGATTTGGTGGTGGAGCTACAGTAGCAATTATTTCTTTTGCACTATACTTTGGAAGTAATTTCATAGTAGGGAATACTGGTTGGACTGCTATGTTACTATTTATTGTAGGTATAGTATTACTTGTAATTGAGGCTATAGTTCCAGGCTTTGGAATTCCTGGTATTGGTGGTATTTTAAGTATTGTAGTATCTATAGTTTTAGCATCACCAGATGTTCAAATAGCTATATATTCAATAGTCATAGCATTTATATTAAGTATATTAGTAGCATATTTATTTTTGAAATATGGACAGAAGAGTCCATATTTTGATAAAATAGTATTAAATACCAAACATGAAGGGGATTCTGGATATTCTAGTACAGTAAACAATATTAGATATTTAGATAAAGAAGGAGTAGCTATTACTACACTTAGACCTTCAGGAACTGTTATGGTAGAAGATAAAAGATTAGATGCAGTAACAGAAGGACAATATATAAAAAAGGGGGAAAAGATTAAAATAGTAAAAATTGAAGGCTCAAAAATAGTTGTAAGAAAAATATAA
- the floA gene encoding flotillin-like protein FloA (flotillin-like protein involved in membrane lipid rafts) — protein MEGLIPIIIIGVAVLIFLTLLLSFIPVGLWITAYFSGVKIGLFTLVGMRLRKVIPSRIVRPMIKATKAGIQIDVDKLEAHYLAGGNVNTVVDALIAAQRANIELPFERATAIDLAGRNVLEAVQVSVNPKVIETPNVAAVAKDGIEVMAKARVTVRANIERLVGGAGEETIIARVGEGIVTTVGSAETHKAVLENPDGISENVLDKGLDSGTAFEILSIDIADVDVGRNIGATLQTDQAEADKRIAQAKAEERRAMAVAKEQEMKAEVQFQRAKVVEAEAEVPKALAEALRSGNMGAMDYYNMKNIMSDTNMRESISDINKDNDNNSNKRN, from the coding sequence ATGGAAGGTTTAATACCAATAATTATAATTGGAGTAGCAGTATTAATTTTCTTAACATTATTATTAAGTTTTATACCAGTAGGTTTATGGATAACTGCATATTTTTCAGGGGTTAAAATTGGATTATTTACTCTTGTTGGAATGAGACTTAGAAAGGTTATACCATCAAGAATTGTTAGACCAATGATAAAAGCAACAAAAGCAGGTATTCAAATTGATGTAGATAAATTGGAAGCACATTATCTTGCAGGAGGAAATGTAAACACTGTAGTAGATGCTTTAATTGCAGCTCAAAGGGCAAATATAGAACTACCATTTGAAAGAGCAACAGCGATAGATCTTGCAGGAAGAAATGTATTAGAAGCAGTTCAAGTTAGTGTAAATCCTAAGGTTATTGAAACTCCAAATGTTGCAGCTGTAGCTAAAGATGGTATAGAGGTAATGGCAAAGGCTAGAGTAACTGTTAGAGCAAATATAGAAAGACTTGTAGGTGGAGCTGGAGAAGAAACAATAATCGCTAGAGTTGGTGAAGGAATTGTAACAACAGTAGGTAGTGCGGAGACACATAAAGCAGTACTTGAAAATCCAGATGGCATATCAGAAAATGTATTAGATAAAGGACTTGACTCAGGAACAGCTTTTGAAATATTATCTATTGATATTGCAGATGTTGATGTAGGAAGAAATATAGGAGCTACTCTTCAAACTGATCAAGCAGAAGCTGATAAGAGAATAGCACAAGCCAAAGCAGAAGAAAGAAGAGCAATGGCAGTTGCAAAAGAGCAAGAAATGAAAGCAGAAGTACAATTCCAAAGAGCAAAAGTTGTAGAGGCAGAAGCAGAAGTTCCAAAGGCATTGGCAGAAGCATTAAGAAGTGGAAATATGGGAGCTATGGATTATTATAATATGAAAAATATAATGTCTGATACAAACATGAGAGAATCAATTTCAGATATAAACAAAGATAATGACAATAATAGCAATAAAAGAAATTAG
- the yqfC gene encoding sporulation protein YqfC, translated as MSKKIDNIKTNIAEVLELPKEIVLDLPKITLIGNIQLYIENHKGIVEYSKERIRINSKSGIIRIIGNDLVIKNIVSEEVVVSGKIINVELI; from the coding sequence ATGAGCAAAAAAATAGATAATATTAAAACAAACATAGCTGAGGTCTTGGAATTACCAAAAGAAATAGTCCTTGATTTACCTAAAATAACTTTAATAGGCAATATTCAATTATATATAGAAAATCATAAGGGAATAGTTGAATATAGCAAAGAAAGAATTAGAATTAATAGTAAATCAGGAATAATAAGAATAATAGGAAATGATTTAGTAATAAAAAATATTGTATCAGAAGAAGTTGTGGTATCAGGAAAAATAATAAATGTAGAACTTATATAA